Proteins encoded together in one Gammaproteobacteria bacterium window:
- the cfa gene encoding cyclopropane fatty acyl phospholipid synthase has protein sequence MDMQIGARGHAGNAQGSLYRREFEKLLAGVGVEIDGPNPWDIQVHHSGFYQRVLAHGSVGMGESYMEGWWDSEDLDGMVYRLLMARLDDHPTWDLKLAALRARLFNQQSRSRAFEVGRRHYDLDTELYRRMLGRRLVYSCGYWAEARDLDAAQEAKLELVFRKLGLEPGMRVLDIGCGWGEALRLAAERYGISGVGVTVSQEQAVYARALCRGLPLEFRLMDYRELDERFDRVFSIGMFEHVGYKNYRTYMEVARRCLTDDGLFLLHSIGSNLSVHETDPWIAKYIFPNGMLPSIRQIGEATEGLFVMEDWHNFGVHYDRTLLAWRENFLRSWGILQERFDETFRRMWMFYLSSCAASFRARKNQLWQVVLSPHGVAGGYVAPR, from the coding sequence ATGGACATGCAGATCGGTGCTCGCGGCCACGCGGGCAATGCCCAGGGATCCCTTTACCGGAGGGAATTCGAGAAGCTGCTGGCCGGTGTCGGCGTCGAGATAGACGGCCCCAACCCCTGGGACATCCAGGTCCACCACTCCGGCTTCTACCAGCGGGTCTTGGCCCATGGTTCCGTGGGCATGGGCGAGTCCTACATGGAGGGCTGGTGGGACTCTGAAGACCTGGACGGGATGGTCTACCGGCTGCTCATGGCCAGGCTCGATGACCATCCCACCTGGGACCTCAAGCTGGCCGCACTGCGGGCACGGCTCTTTAACCAGCAGAGCCGATCGAGGGCCTTCGAGGTGGGCCGGCGCCATTACGACCTGGATACGGAGCTGTACCGGCGCATGCTGGGCCGGCGCCTGGTGTACAGCTGCGGCTATTGGGCCGAGGCCCGCGACTTGGATGCAGCCCAGGAGGCCAAGCTCGAGCTCGTGTTCCGCAAGCTCGGCCTTGAACCCGGCATGCGGGTGCTGGACATCGGCTGCGGCTGGGGCGAAGCCCTGCGGCTGGCAGCCGAACGCTACGGCATCAGCGGCGTCGGCGTCACGGTGTCCCAGGAGCAGGCGGTCTATGCGCGCGCGCTCTGTCGCGGCTTGCCGCTGGAGTTCCGGCTCATGGACTACCGCGAGCTGGACGAGCGCTTCGACCGTGTGTTCTCGATCGGCATGTTCGAGCATGTGGGCTACAAGAACTACCGCACCTACATGGAAGTGGCGCGGCGTTGCCTGACGGACGACGGCCTGTTCCTGCTTCACAGCATCGGCAGCAACCTCAGCGTGCATGAGACCGACCCCTGGATCGCCAAGTACATCTTCCCGAACGGCATGCTGCCTTCCATCCGCCAGATCGGCGAGGCCACCGAGGGCCTGTTCGTGATGGAAGACTGGCACAACTTCGGCGTGCACTACGATCGCACCCTCCTCGCCTGGCGCGAGAACTTCCTGCGCAGTTGGGGCATCCTGCAGGAGCGCTTCGACGAGACCTTCCGCCGCATGTGGATGTTCTACCTCAGCTCCTGCGCCGCCTCGTTCCGGGCCCGCAAGAACCAGCTCTGGCAGGTCGTGCTGTCGCCCCATGGTGTCGCAGGCGGCTACGTGGCGCCCCGCTGA
- the ccmI gene encoding c-type cytochrome biogenesis protein CcmI, with amino-acid sequence MFFAVAGAMILAAGLALALPLWRAGVKPMAGAAAANREVHAARIAELEQDLETGRLSTEDHAAAQRDLEADLAAAGADEPASRGVQPRRVTAGIIFAGLLALAGSLYWFYGNWRVGAEGVDVASREAVLQMVADLATRLQTPEGKDDLKGWEMLGHSYMIMGRYGDALQAFSHARELTRDADPEVLAAYAEAVTLAEPDLFMDKAAPLFEKVLTLQPANVQALWYGGLAAEQRGDKALAVKRWNGILAQDPPADYRAYISRMITEAGGTPTTAAATGIRLRLSLAAALAAKLSPDAAVFVYARPKGQAGGPPLAARRLKLSELPADISLSDQDSVMPGRVLSAYGDVVVSARVSKTGTAEPHAGDLMGQGEWKKASDEPLAIVIDTVVR; translated from the coding sequence ATGTTCTTCGCCGTCGCCGGAGCCATGATCCTCGCCGCCGGCCTCGCGCTGGCACTGCCGCTGTGGCGGGCAGGCGTGAAGCCCATGGCAGGCGCCGCCGCAGCGAACCGCGAGGTGCATGCAGCACGTATCGCCGAACTCGAGCAGGACCTGGAAACCGGCCGCCTCTCGACGGAAGATCACGCGGCCGCGCAGCGCGACCTGGAAGCGGACCTGGCTGCCGCCGGCGCGGATGAACCCGCTTCGCGCGGCGTCCAGCCGCGGCGGGTCACCGCGGGCATCATCTTCGCGGGCCTATTGGCGCTGGCGGGTTCTCTCTACTGGTTCTATGGCAATTGGCGCGTAGGGGCCGAAGGCGTGGACGTGGCGTCCCGCGAAGCGGTGCTGCAGATGGTGGCGGACCTGGCCACGCGGTTGCAGACACCGGAAGGCAAAGACGACCTCAAGGGCTGGGAGATGCTCGGCCATTCGTACATGATCATGGGCCGCTACGGCGATGCGTTGCAGGCCTTCTCGCATGCGCGCGAGCTCACCCGCGATGCCGACCCTGAGGTCCTGGCGGCGTATGCGGAAGCGGTGACCCTCGCAGAGCCGGACCTGTTCATGGACAAGGCAGCGCCGCTCTTCGAGAAGGTGCTCACCTTGCAGCCCGCCAACGTGCAGGCGCTCTGGTACGGCGGTCTCGCCGCCGAGCAGCGGGGCGACAAGGCGCTGGCGGTGAAGCGCTGGAACGGCATCCTGGCCCAGGATCCACCCGCGGACTACCGCGCCTACATCTCGCGCATGATCACCGAAGCGGGCGGCACGCCCACGACGGCAGCCGCCACGGGCATCCGGCTACGCCTGAGCCTTGCCGCGGCGCTGGCGGCGAAGCTTTCGCCCGATGCCGCGGTGTTCGTGTATGCGCGGCCGAAAGGGCAGGCGGGCGGCCCGCCGCTGGCGGCGCGGCGCCTTAAGCTCTCGGAACTGCCGGCGGACATCAGCCTGAGCGATCAGGACTCGGTCATGCCCGGCCGCGTGCTCTCGGCCTACGGAGACGTGGTCGTGAGCGCGCGAGTCTCGAAGACCGGCACCGCCGAACCCCATGCCGGCGACTTGATGGGGCAGGGCGAATGGAAGAAGGCGAGCGATGAGCCGCTCGCCATTGTCATTGATACGGTCGTGAGGTAA
- a CDS encoding PilZ domain-containing protein yields MSEEKRTFDRIETEHSIRILCEDGSSFPAIAANISLTGLQILCDQPTMDRISPHGLETKAAHDVPIRVRVTVPDMPENQSKLGLFGRVVSVRAGGQDEFRIGVQFTDFEPGSYNALEHYLDTHL; encoded by the coding sequence ATGTCAGAAGAAAAACGCACCTTCGACCGCATCGAGACCGAACACTCGATCCGCATCCTCTGCGAGGACGGCAGCAGCTTCCCGGCCATCGCCGCCAACATCTCCCTGACAGGGCTCCAGATCCTCTGCGACCAGCCCACCATGGACCGGATCAGCCCCCATGGCCTGGAGACCAAGGCCGCCCATGACGTGCCCATTCGGGTCCGGGTTACGGTCCCGGACATGCCCGAGAACCAGTCCAAGCTGGGCCTGTTCGGCCGGGTGGTCTCGGTCCGGGCAGGGGGCCAGGATGAGTTCCGGATCGGTGTCCAATTCACGGATTTCGAGCCGGGCAGCTACAACGCCCTCGAGCATTATCTCGACACGCATCTATAG
- a CDS encoding Zn-dependent hydrolase encodes MASCGKAPAPAPAAVTTAAPAAKPAPSYAAQHLDDYARVQLTADLSGFDAQQKQMLLKLIEAGDVMDRIFWQQTYGDKDTLLAGIKDPATRTLVEYNYGPWDRLNGDHPFVAGVGKKPLGANFYPADMTEEEFKQAKLPGKDGLYTLLRRDAKGGLMVVPYHEAYKDDLAHASDLLNQASALSSNPGLRKYLSLRAQSLRTDQYQESDFAWLDMKDNAVDTIIGPIETYQDALFGYKTSYECFVLLKDTEWSAKLARFTALLPQLQKDLPVPPKYKQEKPGSDSDLGAYNAIYYAGDANTGAKTIADNLPNDEEVQLKKGTRRLQMENVIHAKFDKIMVPIAKELIVPEQLNHVTFEAFFQNTMFHEVAHGIGIKNTVNKKGTVRLALKDYAGSFEEGKADVLGLYLVEWLADHGELDKAKLEDNYVTFLAGILRSVRFGASDAHGKANMVRFNFFSQMGAFSRDPASGRYKVDPEKMHAAVKALAAKLLTIQGDGDYAAAKKLTDEQGVIQPELQADLDRLSKANIPVDVVFEQGPAVLGLSENAAPAPATAGH; translated from the coding sequence ATGGCCAGCTGCGGCAAGGCCCCTGCCCCCGCCCCGGCGGCCGTGACCACGGCGGCGCCCGCCGCCAAGCCGGCGCCCTCCTACGCCGCCCAACACCTGGACGACTACGCGCGCGTGCAGCTCACCGCAGACCTCTCCGGCTTCGATGCCCAGCAGAAGCAGATGCTGCTCAAGCTCATCGAGGCGGGCGACGTGATGGACCGCATCTTCTGGCAGCAGACCTATGGCGACAAGGACACGCTGCTGGCCGGCATCAAGGATCCGGCCACCCGCACCCTGGTCGAGTACAACTACGGCCCCTGGGACCGCCTCAATGGCGATCATCCTTTCGTCGCCGGCGTCGGCAAGAAGCCGCTGGGCGCGAACTTCTATCCAGCGGACATGACCGAGGAGGAGTTCAAGCAGGCCAAGTTGCCGGGCAAGGACGGTCTCTACACGCTGCTGCGGCGCGATGCCAAGGGCGGGCTCATGGTGGTGCCGTACCACGAAGCCTACAAGGATGACCTGGCGCATGCCTCGGACCTCCTCAACCAGGCCTCAGCGCTCTCCTCAAATCCCGGCCTGCGCAAGTACCTCTCGCTGCGCGCCCAGTCGCTGCGCACCGACCAGTACCAGGAGAGCGACTTCGCCTGGCTGGACATGAAAGACAACGCGGTGGACACCATCATCGGGCCCATCGAGACCTACCAGGACGCCCTGTTCGGCTACAAGACCTCCTATGAGTGCTTCGTGCTGCTGAAGGACACGGAATGGTCCGCCAAGCTCGCGCGCTTCACCGCCCTGCTGCCGCAACTGCAGAAGGACCTGCCGGTGCCACCGAAGTACAAGCAGGAGAAGCCCGGCAGCGATTCCGACCTCGGCGCCTACAACGCGATCTATTACGCGGGCGATGCCAACACCGGCGCCAAGACCATTGCCGACAACCTGCCGAACGACGAGGAAGTGCAGCTCAAGAAGGGCACGCGCCGCCTGCAGATGGAGAACGTGATCCATGCCAAGTTCGACAAGATCATGGTGCCGATCGCCAAGGAGCTGATCGTGCCGGAGCAGCTCAACCATGTGACCTTCGAGGCATTCTTCCAGAACACCATGTTCCACGAGGTGGCGCACGGCATCGGCATCAAGAACACCGTCAACAAGAAGGGCACGGTGCGCCTGGCGCTCAAGGACTACGCCGGAAGCTTCGAGGAAGGCAAGGCCGACGTGCTGGGCCTCTACCTCGTGGAATGGCTTGCTGACCACGGCGAGCTGGACAAGGCCAAGCTCGAGGACAACTACGTGACCTTCCTGGCCGGCATCCTGCGCTCGGTGCGCTTCGGCGCCAGCGACGCCCACGGCAAGGCGAACATGGTGCGCTTCAACTTCTTCAGCCAGATGGGCGCGTTCAGCCGCGACCCGGCGAGCGGCCGCTACAAGGTGGACCCGGAGAAGATGCACGCGGCGGTTAAGGCGCTCGCCGCCAAACTCCTCACGATCCAGGGCGACGGCGACTACGCCGCCGCCAAGAAGCTGACTGATGAGCAGGGCGTGATCCAGCCGGAACTGCAGGCGGACCTGGATAGGCTATCCAAGGCCAACATCCCCGTGGATGTCGTGTTCGAACAGGGGCCAGCGGTACTAGGCCTCAGCGAGAATGCGGCACCGGCTCCAGCGACAGCCGGCCACTGA
- a CDS encoding BON domain-containing protein yields MLVASTMLLSLAGCATDHEDMNRRVTTTTTTTTTGPNATAQAGDVDDLTLANNVRATLASTPGVDSHYINVDADEGVVTLSGDVPSSAMATAAISATQSVAGVRSVHSDLNINNPPR; encoded by the coding sequence ATGTTGGTAGCCTCGACCATGCTGCTCAGCCTTGCGGGCTGCGCCACCGACCATGAGGACATGAACCGCCGCGTCACCACCACGACCACCACCACGACCACCGGTCCCAACGCCACGGCCCAGGCCGGCGACGTGGATGACCTCACCCTCGCCAACAACGTGCGCGCCACGCTCGCGAGCACGCCTGGCGTGGACTCCCACTACATCAACGTGGATGCCGACGAAGGCGTGGTGACCCTGAGTGGCGACGTGCCGAGCTCTGCCATGGCCACCGCGGCGATCTCCGCGACCCAGAGCGTGGCCGGCGTGCGATCGGTCCACAGCGATCTCAACATCAACAACCCGCCGCGCTAA
- a CDS encoding BON domain-containing protein encodes MKTLIKITTATAAAAMLAAAIGCADHATRDNAGYGATDQSTTSSDQSVASTGTSDQSSATSTNSAVVDDVTLTNNVQATLANTPGVKANQITVQSSDGVVTLRGDVDSQDAANAAVQAAQGVNGVSSVQNQLNVSGSQPPR; translated from the coding sequence ATGAAAACCCTGATCAAGATCACCACCGCCACGGCCGCCGCTGCGATGCTGGCCGCCGCCATCGGCTGCGCGGACCATGCCACCCGCGACAACGCCGGCTACGGCGCCACGGACCAGTCGACGACTTCCTCTGACCAGTCAGTCGCGTCCACCGGTACTTCCGACCAGTCGTCGGCCACCAGCACGAACAGTGCGGTGGTGGACGATGTGACCCTCACCAACAACGTGCAGGCCACCCTGGCGAACACCCCGGGCGTGAAAGCCAACCAGATCACCGTGCAGTCCAGTGACGGCGTGGTGACGCTGCGCGGCGACGTGGACAGCCAGGATGCCGCCAACGCGGCCGTACAGGCCGCCCAGGGCGTGAACGGCGTGTCTTCGGTGCAGAACCAGCTCAACGTCTCCGGCTCCCAGCCTCCGCGCTGA